The genomic stretch CTGGTCCGTCCAATAGTACAGGGCGGCCCAATTGAAGTAATTAGCGACGGGCTCAATTGAAGTAATTAACCTAATAAGAAAATAGAACAAAATAGAATGTTGAGAACTCTGCCCTTGCTCCCAGGAACTTAAAAGGTTATACGCCCTTGATCATCTACTCCCCTCCATTGCCACGATTCGAAGTACCCGTCTCACCACCTCTGCAACCAATCATAGCATCTTTTCGGCCCCAATGAATCAACCCAATAAAAAAAGAAGATTGTGGAAGAAcatggagaataggagggagtaacttTCTTTGGcttattttaatcaaagataaataaatgattgtGATTGAAGCCTTGACGGAGTAAttatttttcatgttttcatGTTAGTGGTAAAGCAACCAGAAATTGAGAATGATGATATGATTAGGAGAATAGAGACGACATATAGTTGACTAAGTTGAGTGCACTAATATAAAGGTCAAACATATGATGATAGGTCATAGCCTCATACTGATAGGAGTGTTTGTTACAAAAACAAGGTCGGGTGTAGCTACTAGCTAGGCTAGGTTGACTATTTTTCATGCCATAAACTAAGTTCAAGTGTTCAACCAACCACATTACACTAAACTTACTTACTCCTATTTTACAACCCAAAAATAATTCCATCTAAGGAGTAGAGAATCTTTCGACATTACTTCCATTTTTTCTTCTacttttacttttacttttaCTGCTTCATTCATTCACCTTGATTTTTCTACTTAGACTGCACATGGAGGCACCAAACATCTTGAAAAAAATCCCATTCTTCTCTTCTGCACCAATTTTAAACAATTAACTCTTATTAGTCTTAGCCTATGATTCCCTTAGTTATAACCATTAATTAGAAAACAATTAGAGTTGACATTAAAATATTAAATTCTACTTGTACTTGTATTTACTTTCCAATTTGAAGCTAAAACAATTCAATATTGAATCAAATGGTATCGATTATAAGTCGTAAACTCGTAATCCTTGGATAAGGCAGGCGTTGACTGATCCACTATATGGATCTCGGAAATCAGaaaattaactttttttttttttttggttatttaagaACTTTgatataaaactcaaaaattgtaaCGTATGTATTATAGTATACTTTTAAGAACTTTTGTAAGGCGTCAAAAAAGTGACTTTTAGGTATGCCGAATGTCACAATCAAAATTCCTTGAATACACCAACGTGTGCTTAGTGAAAGTTTAAAGATTAGGCATACAATATTTATAAAATGAATTTGATGATTGACATTAAAGAAGCGGAATTAGTTGTTAGTAatggtaatagtaatagtaattaaAAAGAGGAGAAAGACAAGAGTAAGTACTAAGTACCCTCTTGAGGAGCTCAGGAGGGATCTGGTAGAGGTCTTCATCAACAGCTTTGGGAGCTCTGCATGGTTGAGCGCCTAATCCGGCGTCGTATTGGTAATGTGATTGTGTTTGCTTCTTCTTCACGGCTGTTTTAGGGAGTTCCGTTACCCTCACGTCATACACTTTTCCTGCTTGTTTCCTATTTCCTTCCCTCACGTGCGTCCCTACTGACCTTTTCTCCCTTCCTTTCCCCTGTACATTTACAAATATGTCTAATATTAATCCGAAAACTATTCAGTCAGGAATgaaatactcgtaaattttaaaaTTGACACGGTTTCATTAAATACTCTTGTCAACAACGATTCTAATATTTTTGCGGGGATATATTAGAAAAACCGTTTACATAAAAAGtgaaatttaagacaaaaatcGACACAAATAAAAAGGTCAAAAGAAGCCAAGAATTAGGACATTCATCAACTAAATGCAAAACTACAAGTAAACAATAATGTTTATTTTGTCCTGATTTGGTGCTACTAAATTTCAATAACTAATCCAAATTAGTACTTTCTTAGCAAAACATTTGTTTTTTACAATAATTTTCAAAAGATGTCACAGACAAAACACAGTAAAATTTAAAAGGGGGACCCACAGACCAAAACTGAAGGGAAATAGGTGGAATGGGGTAAGGAGAATGCAAGGAGTTAAATGCAAATAACTTTGCAGAGATGGTATGACGTTGGGATTTTTTTGATTAATGTGTTTATTTGGGAGTTTCCTCGTGTCATTGTGGTTTGTGGAGCCTTGTTTATCAAATGCATTTTTTAATACTATCTGACTTTTGTACTACAACCCTGGACCCCTGTTTTTACTCACTTATTTTTTACAGGTCCCTTAAATTTTGTCCATTAATTGCCACTTTTTATgttttttaatttaattgatttacaCGATTTTCGGTTTAGTAACTAATGTGTTACGGTTTAAACTTTTCGTTTCAAAGAATGAGATTTGATGTCACCAACTGATATCGAAACCCTCACATTTACTATATAGGGTACACTAAAATCATAGACCCTTTACAAAAATACGAGAGTAGGTGGACGATGATACCCTATCATTGTCCGGATGGCCATACTTAACGGGCACAAATAGtgttataacagaagcaagaaagaacaaataaagaacaataaaagacaaacgcacagatttacgtggttcactaacggtgtgttagctacgtccacagggcagaagggagagagttttattgatatgtgaggagttttgaTTCTGATTCGACGGTATGATAAGCAAGATAATCATAGGTAGAggattagagagtttatataatactctctaaacctaatactgaaatgacctaataaaggcccaagacaGACTGGCCCAATAACGGATACGGATACGTTTAAGTTTCGGGGGCGTTGCCCACGAACCCCCATCGGGGACCACGTTGCGTCCCCGAACCCCTAAACCAGGGCGCTTCGCCCCTGACCCGAACTCGGATCAAGGCAATGAGACCCCCCCGCATAGTTATTCGAAGCGGcggttaacagaatcaaggcacaaacccaacaaatagtttatataatactccctctatATTATTTCAGTCATTTGTATACGTTTATTGAAGATATGTGAgttgtattttttttaattaaatgttTAAAATTGACTAAAACGGAGGAAATAACAAAGTAATTCGAGACTAAATAAGTCCATGTAAGTAACATAGGTGATGGCAAATGAAGAAATGAGTCAAAGACAGCTCAATCAACCAAATAACCTTAATTAAATGATGGATTAATATAGGACTAGCTAGTAGTAGCCTTCATAGCCTTCATTAATTTCTTTCAATGTGTTCCTTAATTCCATTCACAGTTGACACAACATACCTTATTAACTTGGCACATTTGTCACATGAACCTCATAAATGCATACCTCTATCCTCAATTAATTCTCACTTTCCCTTTAAGAATTCCTCATTTTATTgcgtacttcctccattcaactccactctacctatttccctttcgtacactattcacaattgtgtgttcaatttcgattttctctcgatacgtaagtggaaatatattcatgtgggatcttgtttgattcgtctttacgagtatattaaaaatatctaacttttatattttttgcaaatacgtagctaacgatatttaacgcgtaaaacacgcgttggcaaacgtgaaaaaagaaagtggtagagtggagttgaatggaggaagtattttaCAAGCCTTGGCTACTTTTTAATTAAATTGCTAGGACTATGATGATTGATGAGTCAAATTTTAAACTTTTAAGGTAAAAAGACACATTAGAGATACAAAGttatcaaaaaaaataaaaattatataGTGTATGTAAAATGGTAAATTTTCAATCtcataaatttaaaatttttcaAGTAAAACAAGACAAAAATAAGTGACCTAAATCAGATCACGAATAAAGAGTCTACACCCATATTTGAATTACTTAGAGTATAATAAAACGATTTTGTTCAAGAATTTGTTGATCGAAATCATTATTCCTATCACTAACAACAGATAAAACACAAATTTTTGCTAAAGACGATCTTAACTTATGACCGCTAACACACTGATTAAAATAGAGCCATAGAGGTGCAAATGAAAAGTACTTATAAGAAATCTTGAATCAAGAAGGTTTAAGGCAAGACCTATATCACAAATAAAAATgagcaaacaaaataaataaccgtgtgtcttgcttcagacgggcttttttggtctgaaataataagacgaAAAATATGATCACTATTGAAAAATGTGATCACTATTGAAAAATCAGTTACCATAAGCTGTAATACTGCCTATACCATTCTGGTTATATTTAACTACAAAACAGTCACACTTGCTCGTCTGAAAAATAAGACGAAAAATatccgtctgaaataagaatttgtgaataaATAATTATTAGAAATAGCTTTAGTTCGTAGCCTGAATGCCTCTCTACAAAgaccaaaaaaacaaaatagaagactGAAGAAATCTAATGGTGACTGACCAGTATCTAACTCAACTTTTCTTTTTTTCCAAATATTAGTGTAGGAAATTGACTTGTAGCTGCTTACACGAAACGGAATTCTACCTACTTTTATACAACCTGCTACTACTTCTTTTTGACTAAATTCTTCCTCACAAACTATATTTCAAACtaatattattaaattaaataataaatataaattccaTTATTTATTTACCTATGATTAAAAAGCAAATAAATAATTCGGACGGATTAAGTAATAAATACTTACAACTAATATAGGAGTATTAaacttttgaaaaaaaaattggatgCCCTTCCTTGTGTCTAGTAAAGAATTTTATTATTAGGTGGGTAAATCTACAGGAAAAAATACAAAATTACTTTAAATGTTAAAATACTGAATGAAGGCAAAAGTAGAAAATGTGTACTAAAATTGTAGGCTTTGCTATTTTCCAAACTATTAATCCTAGTATCCTAGATAGGATTCTGTACAAGATTTATACGAGTTGTGTGTTGTCACTTATATTTGACTCTAACTAATTTCTGTGGCATCACTATTACAGAATTCATGATTATCATGCACGTTAACTAAACAATAATTCACACAAATAAcaattcatttcaaatttttctCTTTTATCCTAAATTAAAGGGAACCGATGAACCAGGTCATGAATATCACCACTCGTGCTTTTCTACAAAATTATTTCTGTATTTGAAAATAGACTACCTCTACTCAGGACAGACGCAAGAATTTTATGTAGGGGGCACAAAAACAAATTTTAAtacattattttcattttgaCAAACAGTGTAAACGAGAGACGGTCTTCCAAGAGACTGATTGAACAACACAGCCATATTTCAGATATAGTAATGTTGTTGACCAACATAAATGGACATATGAAACAGCCAATTTGTAGTGGAAAGTAAatagatttaattaatttaataattaaaaaaaggaggaaaaaaaaGGGAAAGTGGACCCACCTGTTTAGAgcgaggatgaggaggaggattgACATAATGAAGAGAGTATAAATCAGGAGAAGCAGGAATAGTAGTATTAttatagttgttgttgttgttgttgttgtgttcacATTCTCCAGAAGAAGAACTGTAACGGATTAAACCAGCTTGTCTTGCACACTCAAAATACTGAGTTATTGGCATCTCATTCACGTAATCCCAGTTCCCGAATGCCGGTATTTGACTTCCTCTCATCTTCGTCCATTCCTAAACaaatacataaaaacaaactttATATAAGACCATGCTATCAACAAACACAAATACTTATATGACACCGTTGTATTGATTCATACAACGGTCTCATATAAGTTAGTGTTGGGTAAGATCGTCTCATATATGTGAGACGATCTTACCCAAACCTTTTGAGAAAAAATTAAGTAGAAGGAAGGTTTGAAAAGAGAAATTGAGCTTACATCCATGTTGAGAGTCAGAgatgagattcttgagaagagtAAGGTATATGATGATGAGTAGAACAAAAAGAGTTTAGGAGGGAATTTATAAAGAGAGAATTAGAGTACAGATGAGAAAATGAAAGAAGAGGAGAGGGATTAGTGTGTACAGAGGATAAAGGGAGTATGTAGAGAGAGACAACTCAAGGAGAGATGTGAGAAAGGGACGAATGAGTAGTAAATACCCAGATGTATATATACAGTATAATATCAGACATTATTTATTATATCtacctttatttatttatttattttctcactcAAATATcccgcaatttttttttttttttttttttttgtaaggagTCTACATAAATTATTGTATAAAACTGTTATATGGGGTAGATCTGGCAAACGAGCCCATCAGAGTCGAGTTCAAGTCGAGTTAATTTCGGATCGGGTTATTTTGGGTTTGTAAACTTTAGGTCGAGCATGACATTTCAGGTTCGGGTCaattattatcaagttatttgtgGTAATAATCAATTTCCAACAATAAATATTCGATTCGGGTTATACTGGACCGAGTCAATTCACATTCGAGTCAAGTTCAAGTCTTGAATTTGGGTGTCAGGTTGGGTCAATTTTGCCAAGTCTAATATTATGTTGCAATCACTTGAAAAAtgatcatttaaattaataataaaaaaaaactttcATTTTATGTTAATACTCTGTATAAAATAGTCACTCTCAATAATAAAGTGGTTAGTTTTTCTCTATTACATTATACATGTATACGACAATTGCACACAATAAGTCAATAACCGCTAAAAGGAGGATATGAGAGTTTTTGAAGTTAATAATGAGGTTAAAATTTAAGGTGAGGTTGTATGGACTATGGAGGAATGGAATTGGGTTGGATTATCTTGTGTACGGATTTGTTTATTGGTCGGTTTTTCTTTAAAGTTGTGTTTAAAAGTCAACTTATGGGGTTGAAAAACTCACATTCCCAACTTACAAGTCTTTTTCACGGTTGGATGGTTCATTAGATAATTGGCCATGCTTATTAAATTCTGTTTTTAAAAAGGACGGTCCACTTTGGTTAGGCAGCGCTATATGCggatctttttatttttatttttttacttcCAATTTTATTTTGCTTCGAATTTCAAAACTAGAATAGAAAACTACAATAGTTTAATTAATTAATGGGGTTTTCGGATTAGAGGGTGTCTACAAAATAACAAACGGTTAAATTTTCAACCTACTGAAAGTTTTTATTATGTTTGACCCATCAATTAActatttttatttgtttggtaGATGACATACTGAAACATTAGATTGAACTCCAATCTATTGTTTTTCAATATGTTGCTTCCTTTAGGATATCCACTTTAGTATATTCTAAATAATGAATCAATCAACCATTTGCACGTAGATATAAGTATACAAGAATCTGTTAACCTAAACTCGCTAATTACCGAACACTTTTGGGggcgtttggttagagaaagggaaagggaaaggaaattagaaagggtaagagagggaaaggtaagggattacctagtacttaactagttgtttggttacatcaagaaaatgaagtgtggtggtttgtggtttgttttggtgtacaggtggtggtttaggtggggtagtggtggtttaggtggggtagtggtggtggttgtggtggtggtggtgatgttgGCGGTGGTAGTGggatggttgtggtggtggtgatggtggcgtCATGGTGGTTACAGAAGTGGTGGTTTATGTTGGGTGGTTGTGGCGGAAGTTTTTGGTGGTGGTTTGGCG from Silene latifolia isolate original U9 population chromosome 5, ASM4854445v1, whole genome shotgun sequence encodes the following:
- the LOC141657632 gene encoding uncharacterized protein LOC141657632, which produces MDEWTKMRGSQIPAFGNWDYVNEMPITQYFECARQAGLIRYSSSSGECEHNNNNNNNYNNTTIPASPDLYSLHYVNPPPHPRSKQGKGREKRSVGTHVREGNRKQAGKVYDVRVTELPKTAVKKKQTQSHYQYDAGLGAQPCRAPKAVDEDLYQIPPELLKRKRRMGFFSRCLVPPCAV